From Eleftheria terrae, the proteins below share one genomic window:
- a CDS encoding DUF2243 domain-containing protein, with protein sequence MSVPASHAIDAAPGRLPWGAALVGFGLGGFFDGILLHQILQWHHLLSGLQGGGLRDLRVQVMADGLFHALMYLLASAGLLILLRERQRLAAAGSARLLLGWVLLGFGIWHGVDAVLSHWLLGLHRIRMDTTQPLAWDLGWLLGFGLLPMWAGWRLCRRGPAGIGGQGMAVVLAALALGLAAWAAQPPRGTTPSITLLLAPGVPPARALAAAERLQGRIVWTNAPGTVWILAPEQPRSQAPTLQWHDGVLAVGSSLAAGVCLSWRKEGIRPPLASGT encoded by the coding sequence ATGTCCGTCCCTGCTTCCCATGCCATTGATGCTGCCCCGGGGCGCCTGCCGTGGGGCGCTGCCCTGGTTGGCTTTGGCCTGGGCGGCTTCTTCGACGGCATCCTGCTGCACCAGATCCTGCAATGGCACCACCTGCTGAGCGGCTTGCAGGGCGGGGGCTTGCGCGACCTGCGGGTGCAGGTGATGGCAGACGGCCTGTTCCATGCCCTGATGTACCTGCTGGCGTCGGCCGGCCTGCTGATCCTGTTGCGTGAGCGCCAGCGCCTGGCGGCTGCCGGCAGTGCCCGGCTGTTGTTGGGCTGGGTCTTGCTTGGCTTCGGCATCTGGCATGGGGTCGATGCGGTGTTGAGCCACTGGTTGCTGGGCCTGCACCGCATCCGCATGGACACGACGCAGCCGCTGGCCTGGGACCTGGGCTGGCTGCTCGGCTTCGGCCTGCTGCCGATGTGGGCCGGCTGGCGCCTGTGCCGGCGGGGGCCGGCGGGCATCGGTGGGCAGGGGATGGCCGTCGTTCTGGCCGCGCTGGCGCTGGGCCTGGCTGCCTGGGCGGCGCAGCCGCCCCGTGGCACGACGCCGTCCATCACGCTGTTGTTGGCACCCGGGGTGCCGCCCGCCCGGGCGCTGGCGGCCGCCGAGCGGCTGCAGGGACGCATTGTGTGGACGAATGCGCCCGGCACCGTCTGGATCCTGGCACCCGAGCAGCCACGAAGCCAGGCGCCGACACTGCAGTGGCACGATGGCGTGCTGGCCGTCGGTTCCTCGCTGGCGGCCGGCGTCTGCCTGTCATGGCGGAAGGAGGGCATCCGCCCGCCGCTGGCATCCGGCACCTGA
- a CDS encoding DUF1801 domain-containing protein: protein MRIPVRPAALVAAYFDNLLPEERATAQALQRTVLEAAPGLEQAVKWGNLVFTQAGQHVLAIVTHKTHANLQFFHGAALAPQFPQLEGSGKGVRHLKCRYRQPVDEALVKALVRAALDLPP, encoded by the coding sequence ATGCGGATTCCTGTACGTCCCGCAGCCCTCGTGGCGGCGTATTTCGACAACCTGCTGCCGGAGGAGCGTGCCACCGCGCAGGCTCTGCAGCGCACCGTGCTGGAGGCGGCGCCGGGCCTGGAGCAGGCGGTCAAGTGGGGCAACCTGGTGTTCACCCAGGCCGGCCAGCATGTGCTGGCCATCGTCACCCACAAGACACATGCCAACCTGCAGTTCTTCCACGGCGCCGCGCTGGCGCCGCAATTTCCGCAGCTGGAGGGCTCCGGCAAGGGGGTGCGGCACCTGAAGTGCCGTTATCGCCAACCGGTGGACGAGGCGCTGGTAAAGGCCCTGGTGCGGGCGGCGCTGGACCTGCCGCCCTGA
- a CDS encoding CPBP family intramembrane glutamic endopeptidase, whose translation MIASAAWRAPVAPLLCLGAYALGLARGPWPLLAASLFGLLLYASQAASRRVAPWAFAAAGAVMLALALGAVPGFSRLDLGPVTVNTAKALGGLAAAVMLPSAWRWNRACTLTAAACLIGVPALAWAVGQVRWAPTGPALLAVFAAGNLFGTLAEEWFFRRWVQTPLQRLGSVVAVVLTAVLFGLAHLGAGQTFALLAGVAGLGYAAVFQLSGGSVWAAVAVHLALNVLRVGLFGH comes from the coding sequence ATGATTGCGTCGGCCGCCTGGCGTGCGCCGGTCGCGCCGTTGTTGTGCCTTGGCGCCTATGCCCTGGGCCTGGCGCGCGGGCCATGGCCCTTGCTCGCGGCCAGCCTGTTCGGCCTCCTGCTGTACGCCTCCCAGGCGGCCTCCCGCCGGGTGGCGCCGTGGGCGTTCGCGGCCGCCGGCGCAGTGATGCTGGCGCTAGCCCTCGGCGCAGTGCCGGGCTTCAGCCGGCTGGACCTGGGACCGGTCACGGTCAATACCGCCAAGGCGCTGGGAGGACTCGCCGCGGCGGTGATGCTGCCCTCAGCATGGCGCTGGAATCGCGCCTGTACGCTGACGGCGGCTGCCTGCCTGATCGGCGTCCCGGCCCTGGCCTGGGCGGTGGGGCAGGTGCGGTGGGCACCGACGGGGCCGGCCTTGCTCGCCGTCTTTGCCGCGGGCAACCTGTTCGGCACCCTCGCCGAGGAATGGTTCTTCCGCCGCTGGGTGCAGACCCCTTTGCAGCGCCTGGGCAGCGTCGTGGCCGTGGTGCTGACGGCGGTGCTGTTCGGCCTCGCCCACCTGGGCGCAGGTCAGACCTTCGCGCTGCTGGCCGGCGTTGCCGGCCTGGGCTATGCGGCGGTGTTCCAGCTCAGCGGCGGCAGCGTCTGGGCCGCCGTGGCGGTGCACCTGGCCCTCAACGTGTTGCGCGTGGGCCTCTTCGGCCATTGA
- a CDS encoding alpha-hydroxy acid oxidase translates to MPPVITNIEDLRQLARKRVPRAIFDYVDRGSYDELTLRANKADLDAIALRQRVAINVEHRSTATTLLGEPARMPVAIAPTGLTGLNWGDGEMLAARAAERFGVPFTLSTMSICSIEDVASVVQRPFWFQLYVMRDRGFAASLIERAKAARCSALVLTLDLQIQGQRHRDIKNGLSVPPRLTLANLLDIASKPAWALRVLGGRRKTFGNLEGHVRGADSLSTLSQWIAGQFDPTLSWADVEWVRGLWGGKLILKGILDAEDARLAAAAGCDAIVVSNHGGRQLDGALSSIRALPEIADAVGDRTELLFDGGVRSGQDVLKAVALGARGCMIGRAFLYGLGAMGEAGVTRVLEILRNELDVSMALTGTRDILEASPALLRLPGETARGAGPVRRVA, encoded by the coding sequence ATGCCCCCCGTGATCACCAACATCGAAGACCTGCGCCAGCTGGCGCGCAAGCGAGTGCCGCGCGCCATCTTCGACTACGTCGACCGCGGCTCCTACGACGAGCTCACCCTGCGCGCCAACAAGGCCGACCTCGACGCCATCGCGCTGCGCCAGCGGGTGGCCATCAATGTGGAGCACCGCTCCACCGCCACCACGCTGCTCGGCGAGCCGGCGCGCATGCCGGTGGCGATTGCGCCCACCGGCCTCACCGGCCTCAACTGGGGTGACGGCGAGATGCTCGCCGCCCGGGCGGCCGAACGCTTCGGCGTGCCCTTCACGCTCAGCACGATGTCGATCTGCTCGATCGAGGACGTCGCCAGCGTCGTGCAGCGGCCCTTCTGGTTCCAGCTCTATGTGATGCGCGACCGCGGTTTCGCCGCCTCGCTGATCGAGCGGGCCAAGGCCGCCCGCTGTTCGGCCCTGGTGCTGACGCTGGACTTGCAGATCCAGGGCCAACGCCATCGTGACATCAAGAACGGCCTGTCGGTGCCCCCCCGCCTGACCCTGGCCAACCTGCTCGACATCGCCAGCAAGCCGGCCTGGGCGCTGCGGGTGCTGGGCGGGCGACGCAAGACCTTCGGCAACCTCGAAGGCCACGTCAGGGGCGCCGATTCGCTCAGCACGCTGAGCCAGTGGATCGCCGGGCAGTTCGACCCCACGCTGAGCTGGGCCGATGTGGAGTGGGTGCGTGGCCTGTGGGGCGGCAAGCTCATCCTCAAGGGCATCCTCGACGCCGAGGATGCCCGGTTGGCAGCCGCGGCCGGCTGCGATGCCATCGTGGTGAGCAACCACGGCGGGCGCCAGCTGGACGGCGCCCTGTCCAGCATCCGGGCGCTGCCCGAGATCGCCGACGCGGTCGGCGACCGCACCGAGCTGTTGTTCGATGGCGGCGTGCGCTCGGGCCAGGACGTGCTGAAGGCGGTGGCCCTCGGCGCCCGCGGCTGCATGATCGGGCGCGCCTTCCTCTACGGCCTGGGCGCCATGGGCGAGGCCGGCGTCACCCGTGTGCTGGAGATCCTGCGCAACGAGCTGGACGTCAGCATGGCGCTCACCGGCACGCGCGACATCCTCGAGGCCTCGCCTGCCCTGCTGCGCCTGCCCGGCGAAACGGCCCGCGGCGCGGGCCCGGTGCGGCGCGTCGCCTGA
- a CDS encoding LysR substrate-binding domain-containing protein, translated as MPAPPHLRLPSLDGLRAFEAAARLGTFERAAQELSITASAVSKRVTTVEELLATQLLLRHGKSLAPTAAGKEYLDQVRAALGLLAAVPLHRRMGRHSERLRVCAPPTFARQVLVPGLDSYTRAHPEVELEVVLSIPYLEQTAGDAHVEVRNGDAAAAGGTVLMHDIVIPMASPALLQRLPPLREPADLLHAPLLRTPLQAWLPWFRAAALDWPEPAHGPKLVDLGLLLEAAIAGQGVALMRPSLARQALAGGMLQALFGLSTPADHPYYLLPHAGSGTAADFAAWLQGWCAEVVAEGEELLSRHTRETFRTGRATQA; from the coding sequence ATGCCCGCCCCGCCCCACCTGCGCCTGCCATCGCTCGACGGACTGCGCGCCTTCGAGGCGGCCGCCCGCCTCGGCACTTTCGAGCGGGCGGCCCAGGAGCTGAGCATCACCGCCAGCGCCGTCAGCAAGCGGGTGACCACGGTGGAAGAATTGCTGGCCACCCAGCTGCTGCTGCGCCATGGCAAGAGCCTGGCGCCGACGGCCGCCGGCAAGGAATACCTCGATCAGGTGCGCGCCGCCCTGGGCCTGCTGGCCGCAGTGCCGCTGCACCGGCGCATGGGCCGCCACAGCGAGCGCCTGCGCGTCTGCGCACCTCCCACCTTTGCTCGCCAGGTGCTGGTGCCCGGGCTCGACAGCTACACCCGGGCGCATCCCGAGGTCGAGCTCGAAGTGGTGCTGAGCATCCCCTACCTCGAGCAAACCGCGGGCGATGCGCATGTGGAGGTCCGCAACGGCGATGCCGCAGCGGCCGGCGGCACGGTGCTGATGCACGACATCGTCATACCCATGGCGTCCCCCGCGCTGCTGCAGCGCTTGCCGCCGCTGCGCGAGCCCGCCGACCTGCTTCACGCACCGCTGCTGCGCACGCCGCTGCAGGCCTGGCTGCCGTGGTTTCGTGCCGCCGCGCTGGACTGGCCCGAACCGGCGCACGGCCCCAAGCTGGTGGACCTTGGCCTGCTGCTGGAGGCCGCCATCGCCGGCCAGGGCGTGGCCCTCATGCGACCCAGCCTGGCCCGCCAGGCACTGGCCGGCGGCATGCTGCAAGCGCTGTTCGGGCTGTCGACGCCGGCCGACCATCCCTACTACCTGCTGCCGCATGCCGGCAGCGGCACAGCGGCGGACTTCGCCGCCTGGCTGCAAGGCTGGTGCGCCGAGGTGGTCGCCGAAGGGGAGGAACTTCTTTCGCGTCACACCCGAGAAACTTTCCGCACCGGGCGCGCCACCCAGGCCTAG